One Peromyscus maniculatus bairdii isolate BWxNUB_F1_BW_parent chromosome 14, HU_Pman_BW_mat_3.1, whole genome shotgun sequence genomic window carries:
- the Begain gene encoding brain-enriched guanylate kinase-associated protein isoform X3, producing MEKLSALQEQKGELRKRLSYTTHRLEKLETEFGSTRHYLEIELRRAQEELDKVTERLRKIQSNYLALQRINQELEDKLYRMGQHYEEEKRAMNHEIVALNSHLLDAKVTIDKLSEDNEHYRKDCNLAAQLLQCSQNHCRVHKLSELPLEFQECVSLHMEKHGCGSPLCHQACADCVPPCILAKVLEKPDPGSLSSHLSDASACDLSFCEGVEEKSGQRPPYKEDIYCSNAALYCPEEHQHDRRPSVETPMADVGYLRAQNSIDSAAEEEEAGAAAYPEAFRRRDAYPGYAASLPTSSSYSSFSATSEEKEHAQASTLTASQQAIYLNSRDELFNRKPPAAAYGSSPRFASASASATLASPLEGQVAPGYARTVSPYQAESYRFPTSPSPQQALMPPNLWSLRAKPSGDRLVGEDMRGQWRPLNVEDVGAYPYQAGNGGRDSPFSERFYRGGGSGGRDGRDGRDVRNGRDVRDIRDVRDIRDVRGGGRGGGGRGGDIGGGGAAGGGSPGNSAEGRASPLYASYKGDSFSEGDDLSQGHLAEPCFLRAGGELSLRPSRSVDPLAGYATGERDRGRERNRLRMQLCGAGSSPEPEQGSRDSLEPSSMEASPEMHPPARLSPQQAFPRTGGAGLSRKDSLTKAQLYGTLLN from the exons ATGGAGAAACTCAG TGCCCTGCAGGAGCAGAAGGGCGAGCTGCGCAAGCGGCTGTCCTATACCACGCATAGGCTGGAGAAGCTGGAGACGGAGTTCGGCTCCACGCGCCACTACCTGGAGATCGAGCTGCGGCGGGCCCAGGAGGAGCTGGACAAGGTTACCGAGAGACTGCGCAA GATTCAGAGCAACTACCTGGCGCTGCAGCGGATCAACCAAGAGCTGGAGGATAAGCTGTACCGGATG GGCCAACACTATGAGGAAGAGAAGCGTGCGATGAACCACGAGATTGTCGCCCTCAACAGCCACCTGCTGGACGCCAAGGTGACCATTGACAAGCTGTCGGAGGACAAC GAGCACTATAGGAAGGACTGCAATCTAGCGGCCCAGCTGCTGCAATGCAGCCAGAACCACTGCAGGGTCCATAAGTTGTCAGAG CTGCCCCTGGAATTCCAGGAGTGTGTGAGCCTGCATATGGAGAAGCATGGCTGCGGCTCTCCGCTGTGCCATCAGGCCTGCGCTGATTGCGTGCCCCCGTGCATCCTGGCcaaggtgctggagaagccaGACCCTGGAAGTCTGTCCTCGCACCTGTCGGATGCCTCTGCCTGCGACCTGAGCTTCTGCGAGGGAGTGGAGGAGAAGTCGGGCCAACGACCCCCGTACAAGGAAGACATCTACTGCAGCAACGCGGCTCTCTACTGCCCTGAAGAGCACCAGCATGACCGGCGCCCCAGCGTGGAGACACCGATGGCCGACGTGGGCTATCTGCGAGCGCAGAATTCCATCGACAGCgcggcagaggaggaggaggccggggCGGCGGCCTACCCTGAGGCTTTCCGCCGCCGCGATGCCTACCCGGGCTACGCGGCCTCGCTGCCCACGTCCAGCTCCTACTCCAGCTTCAGCGCCACGTCCGAGGAGAAGGAGCACGCGCAGGCGAGCACGCTGACCGCCTCGCAGCAGGCCATCTACCTAAACAGCCGCGACGAGCTCTTCAACCGCAAGCCGCCTGCCGCCGCCTATGGGAGCAGCCCTCGCTTCGCCTCGGCCTCGGCCTCGGCTACCCTGGCCTCCCCGCTCGAGGGCCAGGTAGCCCCAGGCTATGCTCGGACAGTGTCTCCGTACCAGGCCGAGTCCTACCGCTTCCCGACCTCGCCAAGTCCCCAGCAGGCTCTGATGCCTCCGAATCTGTGGAGCCTGCGGGCCAAGCCAAGCGGTGACCGGCTTGTCGGAGAGGACATGCGAGGCCAGTGGCGACCCCTGAACGTGGAGGATGTCGGCGCCTATCCCTACCAGGCGGGCAACGGAGGCCGCGACTCGCCCTTCTCAGAACGTTTCTaccgcggcggcggcagcggcggccgcGATGGTCGTGATGGTCGCGATGTTCGCAATGGTCGCGATGTCCGCGATATCCGCGATGTCCGCGATATCCGCGATGTCCGCGGCGGCGGTCGCGGCGGCGGCGGTCGCGGCGGCGACATTGGCGGAGGCGGTGCAGCTGGCGGCGGCAGCCCGGGCAATAGCGCTGAGGGCCGTGCCAGCCCCCTCTATGCCTCCTACAAAGGCGATAGTTTCTCGGAGGGCGATGACCTCTCCCAGGGTCATCTGGCTGAGCCCTGCTTCCTCCGAGCAGGTGGGGAGCTGAGCCTCAGACCCAGCCGTTCCGTTGACCCTCTCGCTGGCTATGCAACCGGTGAGAGAGATAGGGGCAGGGAGAGGAATAGGCTCCGGATGCAGCTGTGTGGGGCTGGCAGCAGCCCTGAGCCTGAGCAAGGTTCCAGGGATTCCTTGGAGCCCAGCTCCATGGAGGCCTCTCCTGAAATGCACCCTCCCGCTCGTCTTAGCCCCCAGCAGGCCTTCCCCAGGACTGGAGGCGCTGGGCTGAGCCGTAAGGACAGTCTCACTAAGGCCCAGCTCTACGGTACCCTGCTCAACTGA
- the Begain gene encoding brain-enriched guanylate kinase-associated protein isoform X1 → MWTGSRRPGRLRRAASAADMEKLSALQEQKGELRKRLSYTTHRLEKLETEFGSTRHYLEIELRRAQEELDKVTERLRKIQSNYLALQRINQELEDKLYRMGQHYEEEKRAMNHEIVALNSHLLDAKVTIDKLSEDNEHYRKDCNLAAQLLQCSQNHCRVHKLSELPLEFQECVSLHMEKHGCGSPLCHQACADCVPPCILAKVLEKPDPGSLSSHLSDASACDLSFCEGVEEKSGQRPPYKEDIYCSNAALYCPEEHQHDRRPSVETPMADVGYLRAQNSIDSAAEEEEAGAAAYPEAFRRRDAYPGYAASLPTSSSYSSFSATSEEKEHAQASTLTASQQAIYLNSRDELFNRKPPAAAYGSSPRFASASASATLASPLEGQVAPGYARTVSPYQAESYRFPTSPSPQQALMPPNLWSLRAKPSGDRLVGEDMRGQWRPLNVEDVGAYPYQAGNGGRDSPFSERFYRGGGSGGRDGRDGRDVRNGRDVRDIRDVRDIRDVRGGGRGGGGRGGDIGGGGAAGGGSPGNSAEGRASPLYASYKGDSFSEGDDLSQGHLAEPCFLRAGGELSLRPSRSVDPLAGYATGERDRGRERNRLRMQLCGAGSSPEPEQGSRDSLEPSSMEASPEMHPPARLSPQQAFPRTGGAGLSRKDSLTKAQLYGTLLN, encoded by the exons GCCTCTGCCGCAGACATGGAGAAACTCAG TGCCCTGCAGGAGCAGAAGGGCGAGCTGCGCAAGCGGCTGTCCTATACCACGCATAGGCTGGAGAAGCTGGAGACGGAGTTCGGCTCCACGCGCCACTACCTGGAGATCGAGCTGCGGCGGGCCCAGGAGGAGCTGGACAAGGTTACCGAGAGACTGCGCAA GATTCAGAGCAACTACCTGGCGCTGCAGCGGATCAACCAAGAGCTGGAGGATAAGCTGTACCGGATG GGCCAACACTATGAGGAAGAGAAGCGTGCGATGAACCACGAGATTGTCGCCCTCAACAGCCACCTGCTGGACGCCAAGGTGACCATTGACAAGCTGTCGGAGGACAAC GAGCACTATAGGAAGGACTGCAATCTAGCGGCCCAGCTGCTGCAATGCAGCCAGAACCACTGCAGGGTCCATAAGTTGTCAGAG CTGCCCCTGGAATTCCAGGAGTGTGTGAGCCTGCATATGGAGAAGCATGGCTGCGGCTCTCCGCTGTGCCATCAGGCCTGCGCTGATTGCGTGCCCCCGTGCATCCTGGCcaaggtgctggagaagccaGACCCTGGAAGTCTGTCCTCGCACCTGTCGGATGCCTCTGCCTGCGACCTGAGCTTCTGCGAGGGAGTGGAGGAGAAGTCGGGCCAACGACCCCCGTACAAGGAAGACATCTACTGCAGCAACGCGGCTCTCTACTGCCCTGAAGAGCACCAGCATGACCGGCGCCCCAGCGTGGAGACACCGATGGCCGACGTGGGCTATCTGCGAGCGCAGAATTCCATCGACAGCgcggcagaggaggaggaggccggggCGGCGGCCTACCCTGAGGCTTTCCGCCGCCGCGATGCCTACCCGGGCTACGCGGCCTCGCTGCCCACGTCCAGCTCCTACTCCAGCTTCAGCGCCACGTCCGAGGAGAAGGAGCACGCGCAGGCGAGCACGCTGACCGCCTCGCAGCAGGCCATCTACCTAAACAGCCGCGACGAGCTCTTCAACCGCAAGCCGCCTGCCGCCGCCTATGGGAGCAGCCCTCGCTTCGCCTCGGCCTCGGCCTCGGCTACCCTGGCCTCCCCGCTCGAGGGCCAGGTAGCCCCAGGCTATGCTCGGACAGTGTCTCCGTACCAGGCCGAGTCCTACCGCTTCCCGACCTCGCCAAGTCCCCAGCAGGCTCTGATGCCTCCGAATCTGTGGAGCCTGCGGGCCAAGCCAAGCGGTGACCGGCTTGTCGGAGAGGACATGCGAGGCCAGTGGCGACCCCTGAACGTGGAGGATGTCGGCGCCTATCCCTACCAGGCGGGCAACGGAGGCCGCGACTCGCCCTTCTCAGAACGTTTCTaccgcggcggcggcagcggcggccgcGATGGTCGTGATGGTCGCGATGTTCGCAATGGTCGCGATGTCCGCGATATCCGCGATGTCCGCGATATCCGCGATGTCCGCGGCGGCGGTCGCGGCGGCGGCGGTCGCGGCGGCGACATTGGCGGAGGCGGTGCAGCTGGCGGCGGCAGCCCGGGCAATAGCGCTGAGGGCCGTGCCAGCCCCCTCTATGCCTCCTACAAAGGCGATAGTTTCTCGGAGGGCGATGACCTCTCCCAGGGTCATCTGGCTGAGCCCTGCTTCCTCCGAGCAGGTGGGGAGCTGAGCCTCAGACCCAGCCGTTCCGTTGACCCTCTCGCTGGCTATGCAACCGGTGAGAGAGATAGGGGCAGGGAGAGGAATAGGCTCCGGATGCAGCTGTGTGGGGCTGGCAGCAGCCCTGAGCCTGAGCAAGGTTCCAGGGATTCCTTGGAGCCCAGCTCCATGGAGGCCTCTCCTGAAATGCACCCTCCCGCTCGTCTTAGCCCCCAGCAGGCCTTCCCCAGGACTGGAGGCGCTGGGCTGAGCCGTAAGGACAGTCTCACTAAGGCCCAGCTCTACGGTACCCTGCTCAACTGA
- the Begain gene encoding brain-enriched guanylate kinase-associated protein isoform X4 codes for MGSHQSSQVPSGSEGLHAERGQVCASSSEAHQRTGSAGVNPSGQEGGADPEPQDQRQQGPGPGPECLLPMPFPSGCVSAGRASAADMEKLSALQEQKGELRKRLSYTTHRLEKLETEFGSTRHYLEIELRRAQEELDKVTERLRKIQSNYLALQRINQELEDKLYRMGQHYEEEKRAMNHEIVALNSHLLDAKVTIDKLSEDNEHYRKDCNLAAQLLQCSQNHCRVHKLSELPLEFQECVSLHMEKHGCGSPLCHQACADCVPPCILAKVLEKPDPGSLSSHLSDASACDLSFCEGVEEKSGQRPPYKEDIYCSNAALYCPEEHQHDRRPSVETPMADVGYLRAQNSIDSAAEEEEAGAAAYPEAFRRRDAYPGYAASLPTSSSYSSFSATSEEKEHAQASTLTASQQAIYLNSRDELFNRKPPAAAYGSSPRFASASASATLASPLEGQVAPGYARTVSPYQAESYRFPTSPSPQQALMPPNLWSLRAKPSGDRLVGEDMRGQWRPLNVEDVGAYPYQAGNGGRDSPFSERFYRGGGSGGRDGRDGRDVRNGRDVRDIRDVRDIRDVRGGGRGGGGRGGDIGGGGAAGGGSPGNSAEGRASPLYASYKGDSFSEGDDLSQGHLAEPCFLRAGGELSLRPSRSVDPLAGYATGERDRGRERNRLRMQLCGAGSSPEPEQGSRDSLEPSSMEASPEMHPPARLSPQQAFPRTGGAGLSRKDSLTKAQLYGTLLN; via the exons ATGGGCAGCCATCAGTCTTCTCAG GTGCCGTCCGGCTCAGAGGGTCTTCACGCCGAGCGCGGGCAGGTCTGCGCCAGCAGCTCGGAAGCCCACCAGAGAACCGGGAGCGCCGGGGTTAATCCCTCGGGCCAAGAAGGGGGGGCAGACCCCGAACCCCAGGATCAGAGACAGCAGGGTCCCGGGCCGGGACCAGAGTGCCTGCTTCCGATGCCGTTCCCCTCGGGCTGCGTGAGCGCCGGCCGG GCCTCTGCCGCAGACATGGAGAAACTCAG TGCCCTGCAGGAGCAGAAGGGCGAGCTGCGCAAGCGGCTGTCCTATACCACGCATAGGCTGGAGAAGCTGGAGACGGAGTTCGGCTCCACGCGCCACTACCTGGAGATCGAGCTGCGGCGGGCCCAGGAGGAGCTGGACAAGGTTACCGAGAGACTGCGCAA GATTCAGAGCAACTACCTGGCGCTGCAGCGGATCAACCAAGAGCTGGAGGATAAGCTGTACCGGATG GGCCAACACTATGAGGAAGAGAAGCGTGCGATGAACCACGAGATTGTCGCCCTCAACAGCCACCTGCTGGACGCCAAGGTGACCATTGACAAGCTGTCGGAGGACAAC GAGCACTATAGGAAGGACTGCAATCTAGCGGCCCAGCTGCTGCAATGCAGCCAGAACCACTGCAGGGTCCATAAGTTGTCAGAG CTGCCCCTGGAATTCCAGGAGTGTGTGAGCCTGCATATGGAGAAGCATGGCTGCGGCTCTCCGCTGTGCCATCAGGCCTGCGCTGATTGCGTGCCCCCGTGCATCCTGGCcaaggtgctggagaagccaGACCCTGGAAGTCTGTCCTCGCACCTGTCGGATGCCTCTGCCTGCGACCTGAGCTTCTGCGAGGGAGTGGAGGAGAAGTCGGGCCAACGACCCCCGTACAAGGAAGACATCTACTGCAGCAACGCGGCTCTCTACTGCCCTGAAGAGCACCAGCATGACCGGCGCCCCAGCGTGGAGACACCGATGGCCGACGTGGGCTATCTGCGAGCGCAGAATTCCATCGACAGCgcggcagaggaggaggaggccggggCGGCGGCCTACCCTGAGGCTTTCCGCCGCCGCGATGCCTACCCGGGCTACGCGGCCTCGCTGCCCACGTCCAGCTCCTACTCCAGCTTCAGCGCCACGTCCGAGGAGAAGGAGCACGCGCAGGCGAGCACGCTGACCGCCTCGCAGCAGGCCATCTACCTAAACAGCCGCGACGAGCTCTTCAACCGCAAGCCGCCTGCCGCCGCCTATGGGAGCAGCCCTCGCTTCGCCTCGGCCTCGGCCTCGGCTACCCTGGCCTCCCCGCTCGAGGGCCAGGTAGCCCCAGGCTATGCTCGGACAGTGTCTCCGTACCAGGCCGAGTCCTACCGCTTCCCGACCTCGCCAAGTCCCCAGCAGGCTCTGATGCCTCCGAATCTGTGGAGCCTGCGGGCCAAGCCAAGCGGTGACCGGCTTGTCGGAGAGGACATGCGAGGCCAGTGGCGACCCCTGAACGTGGAGGATGTCGGCGCCTATCCCTACCAGGCGGGCAACGGAGGCCGCGACTCGCCCTTCTCAGAACGTTTCTaccgcggcggcggcagcggcggccgcGATGGTCGTGATGGTCGCGATGTTCGCAATGGTCGCGATGTCCGCGATATCCGCGATGTCCGCGATATCCGCGATGTCCGCGGCGGCGGTCGCGGCGGCGGCGGTCGCGGCGGCGACATTGGCGGAGGCGGTGCAGCTGGCGGCGGCAGCCCGGGCAATAGCGCTGAGGGCCGTGCCAGCCCCCTCTATGCCTCCTACAAAGGCGATAGTTTCTCGGAGGGCGATGACCTCTCCCAGGGTCATCTGGCTGAGCCCTGCTTCCTCCGAGCAGGTGGGGAGCTGAGCCTCAGACCCAGCCGTTCCGTTGACCCTCTCGCTGGCTATGCAACCGGTGAGAGAGATAGGGGCAGGGAGAGGAATAGGCTCCGGATGCAGCTGTGTGGGGCTGGCAGCAGCCCTGAGCCTGAGCAAGGTTCCAGGGATTCCTTGGAGCCCAGCTCCATGGAGGCCTCTCCTGAAATGCACCCTCCCGCTCGTCTTAGCCCCCAGCAGGCCTTCCCCAGGACTGGAGGCGCTGGGCTGAGCCGTAAGGACAGTCTCACTAAGGCCCAGCTCTACGGTACCCTGCTCAACTGA
- the Begain gene encoding brain-enriched guanylate kinase-associated protein isoform X2, which yields MGSHQSSQASAADMEKLSALQEQKGELRKRLSYTTHRLEKLETEFGSTRHYLEIELRRAQEELDKVTERLRKIQSNYLALQRINQELEDKLYRMGQHYEEEKRAMNHEIVALNSHLLDAKVTIDKLSEDNEHYRKDCNLAAQLLQCSQNHCRVHKLSELPLEFQECVSLHMEKHGCGSPLCHQACADCVPPCILAKVLEKPDPGSLSSHLSDASACDLSFCEGVEEKSGQRPPYKEDIYCSNAALYCPEEHQHDRRPSVETPMADVGYLRAQNSIDSAAEEEEAGAAAYPEAFRRRDAYPGYAASLPTSSSYSSFSATSEEKEHAQASTLTASQQAIYLNSRDELFNRKPPAAAYGSSPRFASASASATLASPLEGQVAPGYARTVSPYQAESYRFPTSPSPQQALMPPNLWSLRAKPSGDRLVGEDMRGQWRPLNVEDVGAYPYQAGNGGRDSPFSERFYRGGGSGGRDGRDGRDVRNGRDVRDIRDVRDIRDVRGGGRGGGGRGGDIGGGGAAGGGSPGNSAEGRASPLYASYKGDSFSEGDDLSQGHLAEPCFLRAGGELSLRPSRSVDPLAGYATGERDRGRERNRLRMQLCGAGSSPEPEQGSRDSLEPSSMEASPEMHPPARLSPQQAFPRTGGAGLSRKDSLTKAQLYGTLLN from the exons ATGGGCAGCCATCAGTCTTCTCAG GCCTCTGCCGCAGACATGGAGAAACTCAG TGCCCTGCAGGAGCAGAAGGGCGAGCTGCGCAAGCGGCTGTCCTATACCACGCATAGGCTGGAGAAGCTGGAGACGGAGTTCGGCTCCACGCGCCACTACCTGGAGATCGAGCTGCGGCGGGCCCAGGAGGAGCTGGACAAGGTTACCGAGAGACTGCGCAA GATTCAGAGCAACTACCTGGCGCTGCAGCGGATCAACCAAGAGCTGGAGGATAAGCTGTACCGGATG GGCCAACACTATGAGGAAGAGAAGCGTGCGATGAACCACGAGATTGTCGCCCTCAACAGCCACCTGCTGGACGCCAAGGTGACCATTGACAAGCTGTCGGAGGACAAC GAGCACTATAGGAAGGACTGCAATCTAGCGGCCCAGCTGCTGCAATGCAGCCAGAACCACTGCAGGGTCCATAAGTTGTCAGAG CTGCCCCTGGAATTCCAGGAGTGTGTGAGCCTGCATATGGAGAAGCATGGCTGCGGCTCTCCGCTGTGCCATCAGGCCTGCGCTGATTGCGTGCCCCCGTGCATCCTGGCcaaggtgctggagaagccaGACCCTGGAAGTCTGTCCTCGCACCTGTCGGATGCCTCTGCCTGCGACCTGAGCTTCTGCGAGGGAGTGGAGGAGAAGTCGGGCCAACGACCCCCGTACAAGGAAGACATCTACTGCAGCAACGCGGCTCTCTACTGCCCTGAAGAGCACCAGCATGACCGGCGCCCCAGCGTGGAGACACCGATGGCCGACGTGGGCTATCTGCGAGCGCAGAATTCCATCGACAGCgcggcagaggaggaggaggccggggCGGCGGCCTACCCTGAGGCTTTCCGCCGCCGCGATGCCTACCCGGGCTACGCGGCCTCGCTGCCCACGTCCAGCTCCTACTCCAGCTTCAGCGCCACGTCCGAGGAGAAGGAGCACGCGCAGGCGAGCACGCTGACCGCCTCGCAGCAGGCCATCTACCTAAACAGCCGCGACGAGCTCTTCAACCGCAAGCCGCCTGCCGCCGCCTATGGGAGCAGCCCTCGCTTCGCCTCGGCCTCGGCCTCGGCTACCCTGGCCTCCCCGCTCGAGGGCCAGGTAGCCCCAGGCTATGCTCGGACAGTGTCTCCGTACCAGGCCGAGTCCTACCGCTTCCCGACCTCGCCAAGTCCCCAGCAGGCTCTGATGCCTCCGAATCTGTGGAGCCTGCGGGCCAAGCCAAGCGGTGACCGGCTTGTCGGAGAGGACATGCGAGGCCAGTGGCGACCCCTGAACGTGGAGGATGTCGGCGCCTATCCCTACCAGGCGGGCAACGGAGGCCGCGACTCGCCCTTCTCAGAACGTTTCTaccgcggcggcggcagcggcggccgcGATGGTCGTGATGGTCGCGATGTTCGCAATGGTCGCGATGTCCGCGATATCCGCGATGTCCGCGATATCCGCGATGTCCGCGGCGGCGGTCGCGGCGGCGGCGGTCGCGGCGGCGACATTGGCGGAGGCGGTGCAGCTGGCGGCGGCAGCCCGGGCAATAGCGCTGAGGGCCGTGCCAGCCCCCTCTATGCCTCCTACAAAGGCGATAGTTTCTCGGAGGGCGATGACCTCTCCCAGGGTCATCTGGCTGAGCCCTGCTTCCTCCGAGCAGGTGGGGAGCTGAGCCTCAGACCCAGCCGTTCCGTTGACCCTCTCGCTGGCTATGCAACCGGTGAGAGAGATAGGGGCAGGGAGAGGAATAGGCTCCGGATGCAGCTGTGTGGGGCTGGCAGCAGCCCTGAGCCTGAGCAAGGTTCCAGGGATTCCTTGGAGCCCAGCTCCATGGAGGCCTCTCCTGAAATGCACCCTCCCGCTCGTCTTAGCCCCCAGCAGGCCTTCCCCAGGACTGGAGGCGCTGGGCTGAGCCGTAAGGACAGTCTCACTAAGGCCCAGCTCTACGGTACCCTGCTCAACTGA